A single genomic interval of Aphidius gifuensis isolate YNYX2018 linkage group LG6, ASM1490517v1, whole genome shotgun sequence harbors:
- the LOC122858860 gene encoding neuralized-like protein 4, with product MFHRQCGDGINLINNNCTAVRNCTDSEKKHVMSLEPLKDDQLFEIRIDRKFTSWSDFIEIGITTNDPDTGRESPGQTWMLTSTGILKNGQPITEINYTTNLDNLEEGNTVGVMKTINNELVFYINGLSQGVAATNIPTKVFALIELYYECIQITIINPTRSSSALSSSSSSSSSSSLSPKITTPEINNDHPLGESSSSTTAATNMIANLNVNLNVNMNVSLPKNPTAQAIREDRLRFHEHVGALVKLSNNARTAERRRPLDEFNNGIVMTHRQLRDNELFEIRIDRLVDKWSGSIEVGVTSHSPTALEFPATMTNMRSGTTMMSGCGILTNGKGIQREYGEINLDELREGDRVGMIRHSNGNLHYLINGLDQGIAAKITQGVWGVVELYGMTVKVTIVDRDEREEQNLITRRNTLHLQGLNDNGDDEPLDRLTFHPCCGTHADVINNGRTAHRPNAMDDFNNGVVLTMRPLRCNELFEVKLDKIVTKWAGSIEIGVTTHSPTELEFPFTMTNVRSGTWIMTGNGVMHNGNSIIEQYGQNLDRLQVGDRVGVMRKDNGTIHFFVNGIDQGAAAVNVPERIYGVIDLYGQATQATIIDYSDYYSPTTNNSSFSNTTLYSDLRFHHVHGKHARISNNGLTASRIRALGEFNEAIVIANRPLRDGELFQVSIDKMVGRWSGAIEAGVTAIRPDELEFPSTMTDIDHDTWMLSGSTVMRDGVTLRHHYSCDLDKLTEGNRIGMMRCSDSTLHYYLDGVDQGIACTGLPAYVYPVIDLYAQCAQVTIVQPERRDTMTQQYLASENSLSQQPTSVIQPQIQNEITHKFHESVGLNIQLNSDRIIAARCREYNHAVLLSESPLETNELFEISIQEIATEWCGSLQIGVISNEIGTWLTSMDLVPSMTSIPIDAWYLSGNEIRHKNYVLTPNYCPSLDWLRVNDKISLKRSHEGHLKYYINGEDMGIAATNIPELIFVIVELFGTTVAVKITSTKQQNLLMSLNASLRLQDSLELVLDSVPLTLRNDAGMDDTSVELSELKLQENSITPCQISISNITDITNTDINYEFHENHGRNIELEGLKIAKRVSSYNQGVVMTNKPLVKGKIFKIKIDKLNERWVSGILCGVTCISPDKATFPLTALGFKKNSWIICSDWMSHNGVKIKTRYGENLDNIKIESTIGLLIDEESKLHLIINDIDQGVAVSDLPQFVYGVIDLYGQVEKISIIGTPNDHTTIRNNDAINHAIANDNNTITFVDDPDNSREKADLECYEKENINGNPSNEQIKINNDDNVPTNSFIPIDSTSNPPIATTTTTNNILNNFGKTTSCQSIDNNSDDESDIENDLQNTEIKKQKKCKSIDLNFNNNNTISNDNGENINNIDDDNDDDDDDDDDDDDDDDDNNNVNSNNNNTNDSNNIDDDNNTSNEIIGLNNDCTNVDINNATNINIKNGSAASSSNMSNLNTAINSTNANNAINESIASNSQMNNSNILIQDNIITSQTDNNIIINNNNNSNNNNNNTPINNEATNSSGDTSRINNNNNNNHMIKSNDSSSNNNINITGQNQQNNNNERIIISQNITINNRTIIVTSAKKCEYLKACLRLKKSLVLPDEFFLLDDITCYCSMCYKINSDEVVCEKGEPPAEFRIPVGWVRFPLKMSINANQIPQSTTDKWHVAFYGTGLDSIRWILDMGELLTVEQLDMSNLTTNINTDEQNLQVVFSPNINHVTSKECSKKYPYIDTQSNRKLNASTAFQLLVRPGSYTTSPGKERVDGIESTEWATKEAGATVIIALLIHLDGF from the exons atgtttcaTCGACAATGTGGAGatggaataaatttaataaacaacaattgtACAGCAGTAAGAAATTGCACAgattcagaaaaaaaacatgttatgAGTTTGGAGCCACTCAAAGATGATCAACTTTTTGAGATAAGAATTGACAGAAAG ttTACATCATGGAGTGATTTTATAGAAATTGgaataacaacaaatgatCCAGATACAGGAAGAGAAAGTCCTGGACAAACATGGATGTTAACAAGTACTGGAATCCTCAAAAATGGTCAACCAATAACAGAAATAAATTACACAacaaatttagataatttagaGGAAGGTAACACTGTTGGTGTtatgaaaacaataaataatgaacttgttttttatattaatggCTTATCACAAGGTGTAGCCGCAACAAACATTCCAACTAAAGTTTTTGCTTTGATTGAATTATATTACGAGTGTATACAG ataacaataataaatccaACAAGATCATCATCtgcattatcatcatcttcatcatcatcatcgtcatcgtcattatcaccaaaaataacaacaccagaaataaataatgatcatCCACTTggtgaatcatcatcatcaacaacagcagcaacaaatatgattgcaaatttaaatgtaaatttaaatgtaaatatgaatGTATCATTACCAAAAAATCCAACAGCACAAGCAATACGTGAAGATCGTTTACGTTTTCATGAGCATGTTGGTGCActtgtaaaattatcaaataatgctAGAACAGCTGAACGTCGTCGTCcacttgatgaatttaataatggtaTTGTCATGACACATCGTCAATTACgtgataatgaattatttgaaatacgTATTGATCGTCTTGTTGATAAATGGTCAGGTAGTATTGAAGTTGGTGTAACAAGTCATAGTCCAACAGCACTTGAATTTCCAGCAACAATGACAAATATGAGATCAGGTACAACAATGATGTCAGGATGTGGTATTCTAACAAATGGTAAAGGTATACAACGTGAATATGGTGAAATAAATCTTGATGAATTAAGAGAAGGTGATAGAGTTGGTATGATTAGACATAGTAATggtaatttacattatttaataaatggtcTTGATCAAGGAATTGCTGCAAAAATAACACAAGGTGTATGGGGTGTTGTTGAATTATATGGTATGACTGTTAAAGTAACAATTGTTGATCGTGATGAAAGAGaagaacaaaatttaataacaagaaGAAATACATTACATTTACAAGGTTTAAATGataatggtgatgatgaaCCACTTGATAGATTAACATTTCATCCATGTTGTGGTACACATGCTGATGTTATTAATAATGGTAGAACAGCACATCGTCCAAATGCAAtggatgattttaataatggtGTTGTATTAACAATGCGTCCATTACGTtgtaatgaattatttgaagttaaattagataaaattgTAACAAAATGGGCTGGTTCAATTGAAATTGGTGTTACAACACATTCACCAACTGAACTAGAATTTCCATTTACAATGACAAATGTTAGATCTGGTACATGGATTATGACTGGTAATGGTGTTATGCATAATGgtaattcaattattgaacAATATGGACAAAATTTAGATCGTTTACAAGTTGGTGATCGTGTTGGTGTTATGAGAAAAGATAATGGtacaatacatttttttgtaaatggtATTGATCAAGGTGCTGCTGCTGTTAATGTACCAGAAAGAATATATGGTGTTATTGATCTTTATGGACAAGCAACACAAGcaacaattattgattattctgATTATTATAGtccaacaacaaataattcatcatttagTAATACAACATTATACAGTGATTTAAGATTTCATCATGTACATGGTAAACATGCTAGAATATCAAATAATGGATTAACAGCATCAAGAATACGTGCACTTGGTGAATTTAATGAAGCAATTGTTATTGCAAATAGACCATTAAGAGATGGtgaattatttcaagtatcaattgataaaatggtTGGTAGATGGTCTGGTGCGATTGAAGCTGGTGTCACAGCAATAAGACCAGATGAGCTAGAATTTCCATCAACAATGACTGATATTGATCATGATACATGGATGCTATCTGGTTCAACTGTTATGCGTGATGGTGTTACATTGAGACATCATTATTCTTGtgatttagataaattaacaGAAGGCAATAGAATTGGTATGATGAGATGTTCTGATTCAACATTACATTATTATCTTGATGGAGTTGATCAAGGTATTGCTTGTACTGGTCTTCCAGCTTATGTTTATCCTGTAATTGATTTATATGCACAATGCGCACAAGTTACTATTGTACAACCAGAAAGACGTGATACAATGACACAACAATATCTTGCATCTGAAAATAGTTTAAGTCAACAGCCAACATCAGTTATACAGCCacaaatacaaaatgaaataacacataaatttcatgaatCAGTTGGTcttaatatacaattaaatagtGATCGTATTATTGCAGCAAGATGTCGTGAATATAATCATGCTGTATTATTAAGTGAATCACCACTAGaaacaaatgaattattcGAAATATCAATACAAGAAATTGCAACAGAATGGTGTGGTTCATTACAAATTGGTGTTATTAGTAATGAAATTGGTACATGGTTAACATCAATGGATCTTGTACCAAGTATGACATCAATACCAATTGATGCATGGTATTTAAGTGGTAATGAAATAcgtcataaaaattatgtattaacACCAAATTATTGTCCAAGTCTTGATTGGCTGAGagtcaatgataaaatatcacTTAAACGTAGCCATGAaggacatttaaaatattatattaatggCGAAGATATGGGTATTGCAGCAACAAATATACcagaattaatatttgttattgttgaattatttggtACAACTGTTGCTGTTAAAATAACAAGtacaaaacaacaaaatttattaatgtcaTTAAATGCTAGTTTACGTTTACAAGATTCACTTGAACTTGTACTTGATTCTGTACCATTAACATTACGTAATGATGCTGGTATGGATGATACATCTGTTGAATTAtctgaattaaaattacaagaaaattcaataacaCCATGTCAAAtatcaatatcaaatataacTGATATAACAAATACAgatattaattatgaatttcatgaaaatcatGGAAGAAATATTGAGCTAGAAGGATTAAAAATTGCTAAAAGAGTTTCATCATATAATCAGGGTGTTGTTATGACAAATAAACCACTTGTTaaaggtaaaatatttaaaattaaaattgataaattaaatgaaagatGGGTATCTGGTATATTGTGTGGTGTAACATGTATATCACCAGATAAAGCAACATTTCCATTAACAGCATtgggttttaaaaaaaattcatggatCATATGTAGTGATTGGATGTCACACAATggtgttaaaattaaaacaagatacggtgaaaatttagataatattaaaattgaatcaaCAATTGGTCTGTTAATTGATGAAGAATCAAAActacatttaattataaatgacatTGATCAAGGAGTTGCTGTATCTGATTTACCACAATTTGTTTATGgtgttattgatttatatggtcaagttgaaaaaatatcaattattggaACACCAAATGATCACACAACAATTCGTAATAATGATGCTATTAATCATGCAATTgctaatgataataatacaattaccTTTGTTGATGATCCAGATAATTCACGTGAAAAAGCTGATCTTGAATgttatgaaaaagaaaatattaatggtAATCCGTCCaatgaacaaattaaaattaataatgacgaTAATGTACcaacaaattcatttataCCAATTGATTCAACAAGTAATCCTCCaatagcaacaacaacaacaacaaataatatattaaataattttggtaAAACAACAAGTTgtcaatcaattgataataattcagaTGATGAATCTGATATTGAGAATGATTTACAAAAtacagaaattaaaaaacaaaaaaaatgtaaaagtattgatttaaattttaataataataatacaatttcaaatgataatggtgaaaatattaataatattgatgatgataatgatgatgacgacgacgacgatgatgatgatgatgatgacgatgatgataataataatgttaatagtaataataataatactaatgatagtaataatattgatgatgataataatactagTAATGAAATAATTGGCCTGAACAATGATTGTACAAATGTAGATATAAATAATGCAacgaatattaatattaaaaatggatCAGCAGCATCATCAAGTAAtatgtcaaatttaaatacagcaattaattcaacaaatgcaAATAATGCAATTAATGAAAGTATCGCATCAAATAGtcaaatgaataattcaaatatattaatacaagataatattataacatcacaaactgataataatattattatcaataataacaacaatagcaacaacaacaacaataatacaccaataaataatgaagCAACAAATTCATCTGGTGATACATcaagaattaataataacaacaataataatcatatgatTAAAAGTAATGATAgtagtagtaataataatataaatattactggacaaaatcaacaaaataataataatgaaagaattataatatcacaaaatataacaataaataatagaacaaTTATTGTAACATCAGCTAAAAAATGTGAATATTTAAAAGCATgtttgagattaaaaaaaagtttagtattaccagatgaattttttttacttgatgatATAACATGTTATTGTAGTAtgtgttataaaataaattcagatGAAGTTGTTTGTGAAAAAGGTGAACCACCAGCTGAATTTCGTATTCCAGTTGGATGGGTTAGATTTCCATTAAAAATGAGTATAAATGCTAATCAAATACCTCAAAGTACAACAGATAAATGGCATGTTGCATTTTATGGAACAGGATTAGATTCAATTAG atggATTTTAGATATGGGAGAGCTATTGACTGTTGAACAACTTGACATGagtaatttaacaacaaatataaatactgatgaacaaaatttacaagttgTATTTTCACCAAATATTAATCATGTCACGTCCAAAGAGTGCTCAAAAAAATATCC atataTTGATACTCaatcaaatagaaaattaaatgcatCAACGGCATTTCAATTATTGGTAAGACCTGGATCATACACAACAAGTCCAGGTAAAGAAAGAGTTGATGGTATTGAATCAACTGAATGGGCAACAAAAGAAGCAGGAGCTACAGTTATTATTGCATTGCTCATTCATCTTGATGGATTTTAA
- the LOC122859686 gene encoding phosphatidylinositol N-acetylglucosaminyltransferase subunit A has protein sequence MLNHEMIQLFDYKKGEEKNSYQLIDKRLTCVYYLPIKVFYNQCVLPTMMCSIPLIRYIFIREKIEIIHGHSAFSALAHEGMLVGRLMGLKTVFTDHSLFGFADASAVLTNKCLEISLADCNHCICVSHTGKENTVLRAKVKKERVSVIPNAVDTTLFTPDISKRNKNNNITIVVVSRLVYRKGVDLLARIIPIICQRFDNVQFLIGGDGPKRWLIEEIRERNLLQHRVTLLGSLEHSQVRHVLNKGHIFLNTSLTEAYCMAIVEAASCGLQVVSTKVGGIPEVLPPELIYLVEPNVEALIDGLENAINDFTCDNIISPIDVHKKVVSFYNWFDVTKRTEIVYDAVQREDKKILGMQLNSYLSSGVLPYLLVVSFCFIILMLLEYFVPRKYIDIAKDYNKTKCRPITTKKQDLELQR, from the exons ATGCTTAATCATGAAATGATACAATTGTTTGACTATAAAAaaggtgaagaaaaaaattcttatcaaTTGATTGACAAAAGATTAACTTGC gTTTATTATCTAccaataaaagttttttataatcaatgtGTTCTTCCAACAATGATGTGTTCCATTCCATTgataagatatatatttattcgtgaaaaaattgaaataattcatGGTCATTCAGCTTTCTCAGCTCTTGCTCATGAAGGAATGCTTGTTGGTCGTTTAATGGGCTTGAAAACAGTATTTACAGATCATTCATTATTTGGTTTTGCTGATGCATCAGCagtattaacaaataaatgttTAGAAATATCACTTGCTGATTGTAATCATTGTATATGTGTATCACATACTGGAAAAGAAAATACTGTATTACGTGCTAAAGTTAAAAAAGAACGTGTGTCTGTTATACCAAATGCTGTTGATACAACATTATTTACACCAGATATtagtaaaagaaataaaaataataatataacaattgttgttgtatcaAGATTAGTTTATCGTAAAGGTGTTGATTTATTAGCACGTATTATACCAATAATATGTCAACGTTTTGATaatgtacaatttttaattggtgGTGATGGACCAAAACGTTGGCTTATTGAAGAAATAAgagaaagaaatttattacaacATCGTGTTACATTACTTGGTAGTTTAGAACATTCACAAGTACGTCATGTATTAAATAAaggacatatatttttaaatacaagttTAACTGAAGCATATTGTATGGCTATTGTTGAAGCAGCATCATGTGGTTTACAAGTTGTATCAACAAAAGTTGGTGGTATACCAGAAGTATTACCACcagaattaatttatcttgttGAGCCAAATGTTGAAGCATTAATTGATGGTTTAGAAAAtgcaattaatgattttacttgtgataatattatatcacCAATTGATGTACATAAAAAAGTtgtatcattttataattggTTTGATGTTACTAAAAGAACTGAAATTGTTTATGATGCTGTACAAAGagaggataaaaaaatacttggcaTGCAACTTAATAGTTATTTATCAAGTGGTGTTTTACCATATTTACTTGTtgtatcattttgttttattattttaatgctgCTGGAATATTTTGTTCCAAGAAAGTACATTGATATTGCCAAAGATTACAACAAAACCAAATGTCGACCAATTACCACCAAAAAACAAGACCTAGAGCTACAAAGATGA